A stretch of Ipomoea triloba cultivar NCNSP0323 chromosome 13, ASM357664v1 DNA encodes these proteins:
- the LOC116003129 gene encoding delta(3,5)-Delta(2,4)-dienoyl-CoA isomerase, peroxisomal, protein MEEKYKSLNVIHKSANSRVVTVYLNRPARFNALSRDFFTEFPKALASLDESPNVAVIVLAGAGKHFCSGIEVDTLGSVAGESQSSDPGRTREKLRRDIKFMQDAVTAIERCRKPVIAAVHGACIGGAIDIITACDIRYCAADAFFSVKEVDLALAADLGTLQRLPSIVGFGNAMELSLTGRRFSGSEAKELGLVSKVFGTKEALEEGVRAIAEGIAAKSPLAVIGTKAVLLNTRDLTVEQGLDYVATWNSAVLPSDDLKEAVSAQREKRKPVFAKL, encoded by the exons ATGGAGGAGAAATACAAATCGCTGAACGTAATTCACAAATCTGCAAATTCTCGGGTCGTTACCGTATACCTGAACCGGCCCGCACGCTTCAATGCTCTCTCACGCGACTTCTTCACGGAGTTCCCTAAAGCCCTCGCATCGCTCGACGAAAGCCCCAACGTCGCCGTCATCGTCCTGGCCGGAGCCGGGAAGCACTTCTGCTCCGGCATCGAGGTCGATACCCTAGGCTCGGTCGCTGGTGAATCGCAATCGTCTGATCCTGGCCGCACGCGCGAGAAGCTCCGACGTGACATCAAATTTATGCAGGACGCGGTGACGGCGATCGAGAGGTGCCGGAAGCCTGTGATCGCCGCGGTTCACGGCGCCTGCATCGGCGGTGCGATTGATATCATTACCGCCTGTGACATTAGGTACTGTGCGGCCGATGCTTTTTTCTCAGTTAAAGAGGTTGACCTGGCCCTTGCAGCTGACCTCGGGACCCTCCAGAGGCTTCCGAGTATAGTCGGGTTCGGAAATGCGATGGAGTTGTCTTTGACCGGCAGGAGATTTTCGGGATCGGAGGCTAAGGAGCTAGGCTTGGTTTCTAAGGTTTTCGGTACCAAGGAAGCCTTGGAGGAGGGCGTAAGAGCTATTGCTGAGG GAATAGCAGCAAAGTCTCCCCTAGCTGTCATTGGAACAAAAGCCGTGTTGTTGAACACCAGAGATTTGACAGTGGAGCAAGGTCTAGACTACGTCGCAACATGGAACTCTGCTGTCCTTCCATCCGATGATTTGAAAGAGGCAGTCTCAGCTCaaagagagaagagaaaacCGGTATTTGCAAAACTATAG
- the LOC116002514 gene encoding bidirectional sugar transporter N3-like: MAILDLHHPWLLVFGILGNIISIFVYLAPVSIFIRIYKAKSTMGYHSVPYVVAIFSSMLWMYYAFIKKNATLLISINSIGIVFETIYILIFLVFASSKARRNTLKELFLCIGGFSLIFVVSWFPFSGAIRVSLVGWICVAFSIAVFASPLSIVLQVFRTKSVEFLPFYLSFFLTLSAVLWFGYGLIMKDLRIALPNILGFFLGLLQILLYAIYRNAKPVVEENKNAQEHVVNVEMLAGTSNNQLVHPVDSGRNISGDDGLTEINMENNNHQGE; the protein is encoded by the exons ATGGCAATTCTAGATCTTCATCACCCTTGGCTCTTAGTGTTCGGAATCCTAG GCAACATTATATCAATCTTCGTATACCTCGCACCAGT GTCAATATTTATTCGAATCTACAAAGCTAAATCAACAATGGGATATCATTCGGTGCCATATGTTGTAGCAATATTTTCTTCCATGCTTTGGATGTACTATGCTTTCATCAAGAAGAACGCCACTCTTCTCATCTCCATCAACTCAATAGGAATCGTATTTGAGACTATCTATATCCTCATTTTCCTTGTCTTCGCATCAAGTAAAGCAAGG CGTAACACACTGAAGGAATTGTTTCTATGCATCGGAGGATTCTCTTTAATTTTCGTGGTCTCATGGTTTCCTTTCTCGGGAGCAATTCGTGTTAGCCTTGTTGGTTGGATTTGCGTTGCTTTCTCCATAGCTGTTTTCGCTTCGCCCCTTAGCATTGTG CTTCAAGTATTCCGAACCAAGAGTGTGGAGTTCTTGCCATTCTACTTGTCATTCTTCCTCACATTGAGTGCAGTTTTGTGGTTTGGCTATGGTTTGATCATGAAGGACTTACGTATTGCG ttGCCAAACATCCTGGGATTTTTCTTGGGACTGCTACAAATTTTGTTGTATGCAATCTATCGAAATGCAAAACCAGTTGTAGAGGAAAACAAAAATGCACAAGAGCATGTAGTGAATGTGGAGATGCTAGCAGGGACATCTAATAACCAATTGGTGCACCCTGTGGATTCAGGGAGGAATATAAGTGGTGATGATGGGCTTACTGAAATAAATATGGAGAATAATAATCATCAAGGGGAATAG
- the LOC116000807 gene encoding bidirectional sugar transporter N3-like, with protein MALLDFHHPWLLVFGILGNIISITVFLVPTSTFIRIYKEKSTMGFHSLPYVIALLSSLLWMYYAFLVKNANLLFTINSVGIVTETIYITIFLIYASKKARVQVIRTKSVEFLPFYLSFFLALNAIMWGGYGTILKDLRIALPNVLGFLLALVQILLYVIYRKAKPVVEENKKVSEHVVVDMKLQETSNQGK; from the exons ATGGCACTTCTAGATTTTCACCACCCTTGGCTCTTAGTGTTTGGAATCCTAG GAAACATTATATCAATCACTGTATTTCTCGTACCAAC GTCAACATTTATTCGAATCTACAAAGAGAAGTCAACAATGGGTTTTCATTCATTGCCATATGTTATAGCATTGTTATCTTCCTTGCTTTGGATGTACTATGCTTTCCTAGTGAAGAATGCCAATCTTCTCTTCACCATCAACTCAGTGGGAATTGTTACTGAGACTATCTATATCACCATTTTTCTTATCTACGCATCAAAGAAAGCGAgg GTTCAAGTTATCCGAACTAAGAGTGTAGAGTTTTTGCCATTTTACTTATCTTTCTTTCTTGCATTGAATGCAATTATGTGGGGCGGCTATGGTACAATCTTGAAGGACTTGCGTATCGCG ttgCCAAATGTCTTGGGATTTTTGTTGGCACTAGTACAAATTTTGCTATATGTAATTTATCGGAAGGCAAAACCAGTTGTAgaggaaaacaaaaaagtgtCGGAGCATGTTGTTGTGGACATGAAGCTACAAGAGACATCTAATCAAGGGAAATAA